The window GTTGAAAAAAGAAGTTTCTTTACTTCATTAAAAGAAAAGTTATTTAAATCAAGAGAAGGTCTATTTGGTACTTTAAAAAATATATTTACAGGTAAATCGATTGTGGATGGTGAGATGTACGAAGAGCTAGAGGATACTTTAGTACAATCAGATATAGGTATCGAAATGACTTTGAAAATTGTTAAAGATTTAAAAGCTGAAGTAAAAGTGAGGGGTGTAAAAAAGCCAGAAGATGTATATCCTGTATTAAAAGATGTGTTAGAAGGATATTTAATTACAGAAAATACAAAATTAAATATACAACCAGGAAAAATGAATGTAATACTAATAGTAGGAGTAAATGGTGTAGGGAAAACCACTACTATTGGAAAAATTGCAGCTAAATTAGTTAAAGATGGTAAGAAAGTTGTTATAGGTGCTGCTGATACTTTTAGAGCTGCAGCGGTTGAACAACTAGAAGAGTGGGCAAAAAGAGCCGGAGCAGAAATTGTAAAGCATCCAGCTGGAGCAGATCCTGGAGCAGTAGTTTTTGATACATTAAAAGCTGGTGAGGATAAAAATGCAGATGTTGTAATAATAGATACAGCAGGAAGATTGCATAATAAGAATAATTTGATGAAAGAATTAGAGAAGATTAATAATATTATTAAAAAGAAAATAGGAGATGAATCTTATGAGTCAATATTAGTTTTAGATGGAACTACTGGACAAAATGGATTGATTCAAGCAAGAGTATTTAATGAAGTTACAAATTTAACTGGATTTATTGTAACAAAATTAGACGGAACAGCAAAAGGAGGAATACTATTTAGTATTTCAGAAGAGTTAAAGAAACCTATTAAATATATTGGAGTAGGTGAAGGAATAGAGGATTTAAGAGAATTTAATAGTAAAGAGTATATACAGGCAATTTTTGACTAATATATTAAAAAAAATAGAATTTCTGTTGTAAATATATATAAAATTTGTTAATATATAGTTGAAAATTACGAGCACTATTACAGTATAGTTAAAAAAGTGCAATTTATTTAATAAAAATCAAGGAGGACTTAAAGTGAGCATTATAGTTCAAATTAAAGAAAAAGCAAAAACTTTAGGAAACAAAATAGTTCTTCCTGAGGCTACTGATGAGAGAGTAATCAGAGCAGCTGCAGGAGTAGTTGAGGAGAAGTTAGGAACTCCAGTATTAGTTGGAAATGTAGAGACAATTAAAGAGTTTGCTACAAAATTAGGAGTATCTTTAGAAGGTGTTGAAATAATTGATCCTAAAACTACTGACAAATTAGCTTCATATGTTGAAAAACTTTGTGAGTTAAGAGCAAAAAAAGGAATGACTCCAGAAGAGGCAGAAAGAATATTAACAACTGATGTTAACTTCTTTGGTGCTATGATGGTTAAAATGGGAGATGTAGCTGGAATGGTTTCTGGATCAGACTCGCCTACAGCTAACGTTTTAAGAGCAGGTTTACAAGTTGTTGGAACAAAACCAGGAGTGAAAACTGTGTCATCAGTATTCTTAATGGAGTTAAAGCATAATATAGAAACTTACGGAGAAATATTAGTATTTGGAGATTGTGCTGTAATTCCTGAGCCAACATCTGAGCAATTAGCAGATATTGCATCAGAAGCAGCAGTAACAGCATCAACAGTAGCAGGATTAGATCCAAAAGTTGCACTTATGTCATTCTCTACAAAGGGATCTGCAAAACATGAATCTGTAGATGTTGTAAAAAAAGCAGGAGAAATTTTAAGAGAAAGAAATGCTGATTTTGCATTTGAAGAAGAGCTACAAGCAGATGCTGCTTTAGTAGCATCAGTAGGAGCTAAAAAAGCTCCAAATTCAAAAGTTGCAGGACATGCTAATGTATTAATTTTCCCTAACTTAGCAGCAGGAAATATAGGGTATAAATTAGTTCAAAGATTAGCAGATGCTGAAGCATATGGTCCTTTAATTCAAGGATTAGCAGCACCAATAAATGATTTATCTAGAGGATGTTCAGTTAAAGATATCGTAGATTTAGCTGCAATAACTTCAGTGCAAGCTGGAAAATAATAGATAAAATTTAAATTAAGGGTAAAAAATTAGTAAGGAGTTATACTCCTTACTAATTAAATATATTAAAATAAAAAATAAAATTAAGGTGGTAAATTTAATGAAAGTTTTAGTTATTAACTGTGGTAGTTCATCTCTAAAGTACCAATTATTAAATCCTGAATCAGGAGAATTATTTGCAATTGGACTTTGCGAAAGAATTGGAATTGAAGGATCAAAAATGGAGTATGAAACTCCAGCAAATGATTTTGAGATTGAAATAAAGCAAGATATGCCAACTCATAAAGAAGCTTTAGAGTTAGTAATAAGTGCTATTACAAATCCAGAATATGGAGTAATAAAATCAGTTGAAGAAATTGATGCAATTGGTCATAGAGTAGTACATGGTGGAGAAAAATTTGCTTCATCAGTATTAGTAACACCAGAAGTTATGGCGGCTATGGAAGAGTGTTCAGAGTTAGCTCCATTACATAACCCTGCAAACTTATTAGGTATTAGAACAATGCAAGAGTTAATGCCAGGAAAACCAAATGTTGGAGTATTTGATACATCATTCCACCAAACAATGCCAAAAGAAGCTTATATGTATGCATTACCATATGAGGATTATACAGAGTTAAAAGTTAGAAAATATGGATTCCACGGAACATCTCACAAGTTTGTTTCAGGAGTAGCTAGAGAGTTATTAGGAAATCCAGCTGAGTCAAAAATAATTGTTTGTCATTTAGGAAACGGTGGATCAATATCTGCAGTTAAAGATGGTAAATGTATTGATACAACAATGGGATTAACTCCATTACAAGGAATTATGATGGGAACTAGATGTGGAGATATCGACCCAGCAGCAGTATTATTCATAAAGAACAAAAGAGGATTATCAGATAAAGAAATGGATGACAGAATGAATAAAAAATCTGGAATCTTAGGAGTATTTGGAGAGTCTTCAGATTGTAGAGATATGGAAATTGCAGCAGCAGCAGGAAATGAAAGAGCATTACTAGCTGAAAATATGTTTGCTTATAAAATAAGAGGATATGTTGGAAACTATGCAGCTCAAATGGGTGGAGTAGACGCAATTTGCTTCACTGGAGGAATTGGAGAAAATTCTGGAAAAGTAAGAGAAGATGTATTAAAAGGATTAGAATTCATTGGAGTTGAATTAGATAAAGAAATTAATTCTAAGAGACAAAAAGGAAATGTTCTTTTAACAAAAGAAACATCTAAGGTAAAAGTATTTAAAATACCTACAAATGAAGAGTTAGTAATAGCTAGAGATACTTACGAAATTGTAAACGCTGCAAAGTAATAAGTATTGAAAGTTGTCTAAAAAATAAACATATTAGTCAGTAAAAAATTATATTTGGTTGAATTAGTTTAAAAATTTCTTAAAAAAATCAAGAACTTTAATTGACAATTAATAAGAATGCTCGTAAAATAGAGTTAACTTTAGAGTCAATTAAAAAAGGGAGGACAATTCAAATGGCTAAAAAAATGCAAACTATGGATGGTAACCAAGCTGCAGCATATGCATCATATGCATTTACAGAAGTAGCAGGTATCTATCCAATAACTCCATCATCGCCAATGGCTGAGTACACTGACGAGTGGGCATCAAGAGGAATGAAAAATATGTTTGGAGTTCCAGTAAAAGTTGTTGAAATGCAATCAGAAGCAGGAGCAGCTGGAACAGTTCACGGATCTTTACAAGCAGGAGCTTTAACTACAACATATACAGCATCACAAGGATTACTATTAAAAGTGCCTAATATGTATAAAATAGCTGGAGAACTTTTACCAGGAGTTATCCATGTATCAGCTAGATCTTTAGCAGCACAAGCGTTATCAATTTTTGGAGATCACCAAGACGTTTATGCAGCAAGACAAACAGGATTTGCTATGTTATTTGAGAGTTCAGTACAAGAAGTAATGGACTTGTCAGGAGTTGCGCATTTAGCAGCGATTAAATCTAGAGTTCCGTTCATGAATATATTTGATGGATTCAGAACTTCTCACGAAATTCAAAAAGTTGAAGTAATGGATTTTGATGTATTTAAGAGATTAGTAGATATGGATGCTATTAAAGCTTTCAGAGAAAGAGCTTTAAATCCAGAGCATCCAGTAACAAAAGGAACAGCACAAAATGATGATATCTACTTCCAAACTAGAGAAGTACAAAATAAATTCTACGATGCAGTACCTGCAATTGTAGCTAATTATATGGAAGAAATCTCTAAAGTAACTGGAAGAGACTATAAGCCATTTAACTATTATGGAGCTGCAGATGCAGAGCACATTGTTATTGCAATGGGATCTGTATGCGAGACATTAATAGAAACTGTAGATTACTTAGTAGCAAAAGGAGAAAAAGTTGGATTAATAAATGTTCACCTTTATAGACCATTCTCTTCTGAGTATTTCTTCAATGTATTCCCTAAAACAGTTAAGAAAATTGCTGTATTAGATAGAACAAAAGAACCTGGAGCTTTAGGAGAGCCATTATATATGGATGTAAGAGGACTATTCTATGGAATGGAAAACGCTCCTGTAATCGTAGGTGGAAGATATGGATTATCTTCAAAAGATACAACACCAGCACAAATGAAAGCTGTATTTGACAACTTAAAGAAAGATGAGCCAATGAATGGATTTGTAGTAGGTATTAATGATGACGTTACTTTCAAATCATTAGAAGTTGGATCACACATTGATACAGGAGCAGAAGGAGTAAGAGAGTGCTTATTCTTTGGACTTGGATCAGATGGAACAGTTGGAGCTAACAAAAACTCAATCAAAATTATTGGAGATAAAACAGATTTATATGCACAAGGATATTTTGCATATGACTCTAAAAAATCAGGAGGATCTACAAGATCTCACTTAAGATTTGGTAAACACCCAATTAAATCAACATACTTAGTATCTGCACCAAACTTTGTTGCTTGTTCAGTACCGGCATATTTAACTCAATATGATATGATTGGTGGATTAAAGCAAGGTGGAACATTCTTATTAAACTGTGTATGGGATAAAGATGAAGTAATTGCTCACTTACCAAACTCAGTTAAGAAGCAATTAGCAGAGAAAAACGCTAAGTTCTATATTATAAATGCTAATAAATTAGCTGCAGAAATTGGATTAGGAGGAAGAACTAATACAATAATGCAATCAGCATTCTTCAAATTAGCAGATGTTATTCCATTTGAAGATGCACAAACTTACATGAAGCAATATGCTGAAAAGTCATATGCTAAAAAAGGTGACGCAATTGTTAAAATGAACTATGAGGCTATTGATAAAGGAGCTGGAGAATTAGTTCAAATTACAGTTGATCCTTCATGGGCTAACTTAACAACTGAAGTTGTTGAAGAAAAAGGAACTTGCTCTTGTACAGGATGTGGATGTGGATCTACATCTAAATTAGAATCATTTGTAGAGAAGATTGCAAAACCTATAAATGCTTTAAAAGGTGAAGAGTTACCAGTTTCTACATTCTTAGGATATGAAGATGGAACATTTGAGAACGGAACAACTGCTTTTGAAAAAAGAGGAGTTGCAGTAAACGTTCCTGAGTGGAAATCTGAAAATTGTATTCAGTGTAACCAGTGTTCATATGTATGTCCACATGCAGTAATAAGACCGTTCTTGATGACTGCTGAGGAAAAAGCAGGAGCACCAAACGAGTTAAAAACAAAGACTCCAGTAGGAAAAGGATTAGAAGGATTAGAGTATAAAATTCAAGTTTCTCCTTTAGATTGTACAGGATGTGGACTATGTGCTAACGTATGTCCAGCTAAAGAGAAAGCTTTAGTAATGGTACCAATTGGTCAAGAAGTAGAAAAGGGAGAGCAAGAAAACGCTGATTACCTATTCAACAATGTAACTTACAAAGATGAATTTATGCCTAAAACATCAGTAAAAGGATCTCAATTTGCACAACCATTATTTGAGTTCCACGGAGCTTGTGGAGGATGTGGAGAAACTCCTTACATTAAAGCGATAACTCAATTATTTGGAGACAGAATGATGATAGCTAACGCTACTGGATGTTCTTCAATTTATGGAGGATCAGCACCATCAACTCCATATACAACAAATAGTTGTGGAGAAGGACCATCATGGGGTAACTCATTATTTGAGGATAACGCAGAGTTTGGTTACGGAATGGCAACAGCTGTTGAAACAATGAGAGATAGAATCCAAACAATTATGGAAGAGAACATGGCAAATGTTTCTCCAGAAGTTGCAGCAATGTTTGCTGAATGGATTGAAAATAGAGCAGATGGAAACAAAACAAAAGAAATTAGAGATAG of the Cetobacterium sp. NK01 genome contains:
- the ftsY gene encoding signal recognition particle-docking protein FtsY, whose product is MGFFNKLFGRKKEDKVEEQKEKLEQEIVQEEIETISEIKEEEIKEDKKIEEAVEKALEKESSEEQEIQKEEIKDEVVYIEKPKVEKRSFFTSLKEKLFKSREGLFGTLKNIFTGKSIVDGEMYEELEDTLVQSDIGIEMTLKIVKDLKAEVKVRGVKKPEDVYPVLKDVLEGYLITENTKLNIQPGKMNVILIVGVNGVGKTTTIGKIAAKLVKDGKKVVIGAADTFRAAAVEQLEEWAKRAGAEIVKHPAGADPGAVVFDTLKAGEDKNADVVIIDTAGRLHNKNNLMKELEKINNIIKKKIGDESYESILVLDGTTGQNGLIQARVFNEVTNLTGFIVTKLDGTAKGGILFSISEELKKPIKYIGVGEGIEDLREFNSKEYIQAIFD
- the pta gene encoding phosphate acetyltransferase, whose amino-acid sequence is MSIIVQIKEKAKTLGNKIVLPEATDERVIRAAAGVVEEKLGTPVLVGNVETIKEFATKLGVSLEGVEIIDPKTTDKLASYVEKLCELRAKKGMTPEEAERILTTDVNFFGAMMVKMGDVAGMVSGSDSPTANVLRAGLQVVGTKPGVKTVSSVFLMELKHNIETYGEILVFGDCAVIPEPTSEQLADIASEAAVTASTVAGLDPKVALMSFSTKGSAKHESVDVVKKAGEILRERNADFAFEEELQADAALVASVGAKKAPNSKVAGHANVLIFPNLAAGNIGYKLVQRLADAEAYGPLIQGLAAPINDLSRGCSVKDIVDLAAITSVQAGK
- a CDS encoding acetate/propionate family kinase, which codes for MKVLVINCGSSSLKYQLLNPESGELFAIGLCERIGIEGSKMEYETPANDFEIEIKQDMPTHKEALELVISAITNPEYGVIKSVEEIDAIGHRVVHGGEKFASSVLVTPEVMAAMEECSELAPLHNPANLLGIRTMQELMPGKPNVGVFDTSFHQTMPKEAYMYALPYEDYTELKVRKYGFHGTSHKFVSGVARELLGNPAESKIIVCHLGNGGSISAVKDGKCIDTTMGLTPLQGIMMGTRCGDIDPAAVLFIKNKRGLSDKEMDDRMNKKSGILGVFGESSDCRDMEIAAAAGNERALLAENMFAYKIRGYVGNYAAQMGGVDAICFTGGIGENSGKVREDVLKGLEFIGVELDKEINSKRQKGNVLLTKETSKVKVFKIPTNEELVIARDTYEIVNAAK
- the nifJ gene encoding pyruvate:ferredoxin (flavodoxin) oxidoreductase, giving the protein MAKKMQTMDGNQAAAYASYAFTEVAGIYPITPSSPMAEYTDEWASRGMKNMFGVPVKVVEMQSEAGAAGTVHGSLQAGALTTTYTASQGLLLKVPNMYKIAGELLPGVIHVSARSLAAQALSIFGDHQDVYAARQTGFAMLFESSVQEVMDLSGVAHLAAIKSRVPFMNIFDGFRTSHEIQKVEVMDFDVFKRLVDMDAIKAFRERALNPEHPVTKGTAQNDDIYFQTREVQNKFYDAVPAIVANYMEEISKVTGRDYKPFNYYGAADAEHIVIAMGSVCETLIETVDYLVAKGEKVGLINVHLYRPFSSEYFFNVFPKTVKKIAVLDRTKEPGALGEPLYMDVRGLFYGMENAPVIVGGRYGLSSKDTTPAQMKAVFDNLKKDEPMNGFVVGINDDVTFKSLEVGSHIDTGAEGVRECLFFGLGSDGTVGANKNSIKIIGDKTDLYAQGYFAYDSKKSGGSTRSHLRFGKHPIKSTYLVSAPNFVACSVPAYLTQYDMIGGLKQGGTFLLNCVWDKDEVIAHLPNSVKKQLAEKNAKFYIINANKLAAEIGLGGRTNTIMQSAFFKLADVIPFEDAQTYMKQYAEKSYAKKGDAIVKMNYEAIDKGAGELVQITVDPSWANLTTEVVEEKGTCSCTGCGCGSTSKLESFVEKIAKPINALKGEELPVSTFLGYEDGTFENGTTAFEKRGVAVNVPEWKSENCIQCNQCSYVCPHAVIRPFLMTAEEKAGAPNELKTKTPVGKGLEGLEYKIQVSPLDCTGCGLCANVCPAKEKALVMVPIGQEVEKGEQENADYLFNNVTYKDEFMPKTSVKGSQFAQPLFEFHGACGGCGETPYIKAITQLFGDRMMIANATGCSSIYGGSAPSTPYTTNSCGEGPSWGNSLFEDNAEFGYGMATAVETMRDRIQTIMEENMANVSPEVAAMFAEWIENRADGNKTKEIRDRLVPALEACNCGVSTEILELKQYLVKKSQWIFGGDGWAYDIGYGGLDHVLASSDDINVLVMDTEIYSNTGGQASKSTQTGAVAKFAAAGKPNKKKDLAAIAMSYGHIYVAQVSMGANQAQYLKAIAEAEAYPGPSLIIAYAPCISHGLKSGMGNSQLEMKRATECGYWPIFRYNPVLEKEGKNPLQIDCKEPNWDNYNDYLMGEVRYATLAKSHPEHAKELFTKNKAESQRRWRQYQRLASLDFTAEAK